A genomic stretch from Desulfonatronospira thiodismutans ASO3-1 includes:
- a CDS encoding PAS domain-containing hybrid sensor histidine kinase/response regulator — protein MEFLKEADSEGRLWQFTFDAVPDLIAILDAGHNVVRINRSMADALGVEPWQAQGRKCYELVHGMSRPPDFCPHAKLLCSGNAEQAESWIDNLNGHFHVSTNPLHDSTGRLRGCVHIARDISHHKKIQEELQDRTERMQAVMNSMDSLVYVADMQTHEILFINDYGRKNLGYVTGMKCWEIMQKGASGPCPDCGNHLLLDGQGRPTGTRVREHYNSGEDRWYILRDKAIPWKDGRLVRLQIATDITQEKKDREKQERFKAALDSSADSFFIIDCESMKFLDVNLMACQSLGYSREELLNMGPHDLKPEFTFQDMQEICDSVNEDREQAGLIKTLHRTKDGRDFPVEVSLRTFRQRERDLIIAVARDITEFKKAEDALRYRMKMHRLLVDMSMVFLTAPIDYLEKAVSEALMQVARFTRTDRTYVFAYDFHNQTMTNTHEWCAAGVDPQQHRLQNVPFDMAWEPVRLHSQGSPYYIGDIEEMPDWDPLKTHLQKQDTKALLSVPLKDHFHCYGFLGVDCVRETREWTRAEIDLFVLLAELLVNARHRKSREEELNQARLQAEHATRAKSEFLANMSHEIRTPLNGVIGMSGLLLDTELDSQQRSFAETLKTSAQTLLNLINDILDLSKIEADRLQLETKGFNLETTVKDSAGILNYQAMEKGLKLGYVIHPGVHHCLLGDEGRLSQVLVNLLGNAIKFTSQGQVDLEVSPVQEEADHVRLLFEVHDTGIGIPEEKQDQLFTPFHQLNTSVTRSFGGTGLGLAICKSLVQMMGGEIGVKSSKGRGSTFWFTAGFEKDPAPLDKEAQEKISDPGQASCRPHLDSRILIVEDNPTNQMVARAVLKKLGLTNSTVANNGREALDILARENFDLVLMDCRMPEMDGFEATRRIREGKNSVQNPQVPIVAMTAHAMKGDREKCIQAGMSDYLSKPVQPQELEEIINRQLRPAQGGLKNARQEDTPGLDASSVHDQGHFVEAELAERVMHDEELLQEILQQFIQEAPKRMQNLEKSLHSKNPEQARSYAHALKGISANISARNLSEKAWAMEKAAGAEDMEEMHRLLPEMERELENLITVLKERITQS, from the coding sequence TTGGAGTTCTTGAAAGAAGCAGATTCAGAAGGCCGGTTATGGCAGTTTACCTTTGATGCAGTTCCAGATCTCATCGCCATACTGGACGCCGGGCACAATGTGGTCAGGATTAACCGATCCATGGCTGACGCCCTGGGAGTTGAGCCCTGGCAGGCCCAGGGCCGCAAATGCTATGAACTGGTTCACGGCATGAGCCGGCCCCCGGATTTCTGCCCCCACGCGAAATTGCTCTGCAGCGGAAATGCAGAGCAGGCGGAATCCTGGATTGACAATCTAAACGGACATTTCCATGTCAGCACCAATCCCCTGCATGACAGTACAGGCCGCCTCAGGGGCTGCGTGCACATAGCCAGGGACATATCCCATCACAAAAAAATACAGGAGGAACTGCAGGACAGAACCGAGCGTATGCAGGCGGTTATGAACAGCATGGACAGCCTGGTTTACGTTGCGGATATGCAGACCCACGAGATCCTTTTTATAAATGATTACGGCCGGAAGAACCTGGGATACGTAACCGGCATGAAATGCTGGGAAATAATGCAGAAAGGCGCTTCCGGGCCATGTCCGGACTGCGGCAACCACCTGCTCCTGGATGGACAGGGCAGGCCCACAGGTACGCGTGTCCGGGAACATTACAACTCCGGCGAAGACAGGTGGTATATCCTGCGGGATAAAGCCATCCCCTGGAAAGACGGCCGCCTGGTGCGCCTGCAGATAGCCACGGACATCACCCAGGAAAAAAAAGACCGGGAAAAACAGGAGAGATTCAAGGCCGCTCTGGACAGCAGTGCAGACAGCTTTTTCATCATCGACTGCGAAAGCATGAAATTTCTGGACGTCAATCTCATGGCCTGCCAGTCACTGGGCTACTCCCGGGAAGAACTACTGAACATGGGTCCCCACGACCTCAAGCCTGAATTCACATTTCAGGATATGCAGGAGATCTGTGACTCAGTCAACGAGGACAGAGAACAGGCAGGGTTGATAAAGACTCTACACCGGACTAAAGACGGCCGGGATTTTCCTGTTGAAGTAAGCCTCAGGACCTTCAGGCAGAGAGAAAGGGATCTGATTATAGCCGTGGCCAGGGACATCACCGAATTCAAGAAGGCAGAAGACGCCCTGAGGTATCGCATGAAGATGCACAGGCTTCTGGTGGATATGTCCATGGTCTTTCTTACCGCACCCATAGATTACCTGGAAAAGGCAGTAAGTGAAGCGCTTATGCAGGTAGCCAGGTTTACCAGGACCGACCGGACCTACGTTTTCGCCTATGACTTCCACAACCAGACCATGACTAACACCCATGAATGGTGCGCCGCAGGAGTCGATCCCCAGCAGCACAGGCTGCAGAATGTTCCCTTTGATATGGCCTGGGAACCCGTGAGGCTGCACAGTCAGGGCAGTCCGTATTACATTGGGGATATTGAGGAAATGCCTGACTGGGATCCCTTGAAAACCCATCTGCAAAAGCAGGACACTAAGGCGCTGCTTAGCGTGCCCCTGAAAGATCATTTTCACTGCTACGGGTTCCTGGGTGTGGACTGCGTCCGGGAAACCAGGGAATGGACCCGGGCTGAGATAGACCTGTTCGTGCTCCTGGCCGAGCTTCTGGTCAATGCCAGGCACAGAAAAAGCCGCGAAGAGGAGCTGAATCAGGCCAGGCTGCAGGCTGAACATGCCACCCGGGCTAAAAGCGAGTTTCTGGCCAATATGAGCCACGAGATACGCACCCCCCTGAACGGAGTCATCGGCATGAGCGGGCTCCTCCTGGACACGGAACTGGACTCCCAGCAGCGAAGCTTTGCCGAAACATTAAAAACAAGCGCCCAGACCCTGCTCAACCTGATAAATGACATCCTGGATCTTTCCAAAATAGAGGCTGACAGGCTGCAACTGGAAACCAAGGGCTTTAACCTGGAAACAACAGTAAAAGACAGCGCCGGCATACTCAATTACCAGGCCATGGAAAAAGGTCTGAAGCTCGGTTATGTCATCCATCCAGGAGTACATCACTGTCTGCTGGGCGATGAAGGACGTCTGAGCCAGGTTCTGGTCAACCTCCTGGGCAATGCCATCAAGTTTACCTCCCAGGGACAGGTTGATCTGGAGGTGTCCCCGGTTCAGGAAGAAGCAGACCATGTCCGCCTGCTTTTTGAGGTGCACGACACCGGCATAGGCATCCCTGAGGAAAAGCAGGACCAGCTTTTTACCCCCTTTCATCAGTTAAACACCTCGGTAACCCGCAGTTTTGGAGGTACCGGGCTGGGGCTGGCCATCTGCAAAAGCCTGGTGCAGATGATGGGTGGAGAAATAGGAGTGAAAAGTTCCAAGGGCCGGGGATCGACCTTCTGGTTTACCGCAGGCTTTGAAAAGGACCCTGCACCCCTTGATAAGGAAGCACAGGAAAAAATTTCTGATCCGGGGCAGGCGTCTTGCAGACCGCACCTGGACAGCCGCATACTCATAGTTGAGGACAACCCCACCAACCAGATGGTTGCCCGGGCCGTACTGAAAAAACTGGGCCTTACGAACTCGACAGTGGCCAACAACGGCAGGGAGGCCCTGGACATCCTGGCCCGGGAAAACTTTGACCTGGTGCTCATGGACTGCCGCATGCCGGAAATGGACGGATTTGAGGCCACCCGGCGCATACGCGAAGGAAAAAATAGCGTGCAGAATCCACAGGTGCCCATAGTGGCCATGACCGCCCATGCCATGAAAGGAGACAGGGAAAAATGCATCCAGGCCGGGATGAGCGACTACCTTTCCAAGCCGGTACAGCCCCAGGAACTGGAAGAAATTATCAACAGGCAACTCCGCCCTGCACAAGGCGGCTTAAAAAACGCCCGGCAAGAAGACACTCCCGGCCTGGATGCTTCATCTGTGCATGACCAGGGACATTTTGTGGAGGCTGAACTTGCAGAAAGGGTCATGCATGATGAGGAACTGCTGCAGGAAATCCTGCAGCAGTTCATCCAAGAGGCCCCTAAACGCATGCAGAACCTTGAAAAAAGCCTGCACAGTAAAAACCCTGAACAGGCCAGAAGTTATGCCCACGCCCTCAAGGGTATTTCGGCCAATATATCAGCCAGAAACCTGAGTGAAAAAGCCTGGGCCATGGAAAAGGCCGCAGGTGCAGAAGACATGGAAGAAATGCACAGACTGCTGCCGGAAATGGAAAGAGAACTGGAAAACCTTATTACAGTGCTTAAAGAGCGTATCACTCAGAGTTAG
- a CDS encoding ABC-F family ATP-binding cassette domain-containing protein — protein MQLHYSAFPVMKITANNISRSYSGQELFSRVSFELEPGRRLAVTGPNGCGKSTLLSMLAGLTHPDSGSINRPQGLRTGFVAQDLDDSDLKIPLLEFVLSVLPDWSQFWRQWKKAVAEDDRQGLEKLSRRQAEMEQSCGYNPEYRAEKILTGLGFEKSRFHLPLEHFSGGWRERARLSRVLLQGADLLILDEPTNHLDMEAVLWLENYLLDFSGILVLVAHDRFFLDRVATHVLHLGFDRPYFRPGNYSSFEKWHQETQILREKEREKISSEIKHLKSFVDRFRYKASKARQAQARLARMDSLESRKKELQSDRAGKRLNFSWPAPARASRVAVTCSELFFRHPQGPELLNNVNFQLFDGHKIALMGQNGSGKSTLFKLITGRAAPDSGTIKLGHNTRPAYFTQHQTETLAAENTVLAEIKRLSSRDLTEEEVRSVLGLFLLDETFWDRKVQSLSGGEKSRLILSSLFLTRANLLLLDEPTNHLDMESREALIAALQDFPGAVFMIAHDRFLLSRVAGEVWTLENGHTVEHGMGFDEYYQRVVLKDQTGPELSRETGPGGSGRNNSPHKEKKRQEASLRNRIYRELQPLKKEYSEKEHSLEQSLLRQEELENAMSLPETCQDPDRIRELSREYREVCAQNDSLMHRLEELEQQITQLEAAKP, from the coding sequence TTGCAGCTGCATTATTCTGCTTTCCCGGTCATGAAAATAACCGCCAACAATATATCCAGAAGTTACAGCGGCCAGGAACTCTTCAGCAGGGTCTCTTTTGAGCTGGAACCCGGCAGACGTCTGGCAGTGACCGGTCCCAACGGCTGCGGCAAGTCCACCCTTCTAAGCATGCTGGCCGGGTTGACCCACCCTGACAGCGGAAGCATAAACCGTCCCCAGGGCCTGAGAACCGGATTTGTGGCCCAGGACCTGGATGATTCCGACCTAAAGATCCCCCTGCTGGAGTTTGTGCTCAGTGTTTTGCCTGACTGGAGCCAGTTCTGGAGGCAGTGGAAAAAAGCCGTGGCTGAAGACGACAGACAGGGCCTGGAAAAACTCTCCCGTAGACAGGCCGAGATGGAGCAATCCTGCGGATACAACCCCGAGTACAGGGCTGAAAAGATCCTCACCGGGCTTGGCTTTGAAAAGTCCAGGTTCCACCTGCCCTTAGAGCATTTCTCCGGAGGCTGGAGAGAGCGGGCCAGGCTTTCCAGGGTCCTTTTGCAGGGAGCCGATCTTCTCATCCTGGACGAACCTACCAACCATCTGGACATGGAAGCTGTGCTGTGGCTGGAGAACTACCTGCTGGATTTTTCCGGCATACTGGTACTGGTGGCCCATGACCGTTTTTTCCTGGACCGGGTGGCTACGCATGTTCTGCACCTGGGTTTTGACAGGCCCTATTTCCGCCCCGGCAACTACTCCTCTTTTGAGAAATGGCACCAGGAAACTCAGATTCTGCGGGAAAAGGAAAGAGAAAAGATATCCAGTGAGATAAAACATCTCAAAAGCTTTGTGGACCGTTTCCGCTACAAGGCCTCCAAGGCCAGGCAGGCCCAGGCCAGGCTGGCCAGGATGGACAGCCTGGAATCCAGGAAAAAGGAACTGCAGTCAGACAGAGCCGGCAAGCGCCTGAATTTCTCCTGGCCTGCCCCGGCCAGAGCCAGCCGGGTGGCTGTTACCTGTTCCGAGCTTTTCTTCAGGCATCCTCAAGGCCCTGAACTTTTAAACAATGTAAACTTTCAACTCTTTGACGGCCACAAAATCGCCCTCATGGGACAAAACGGCAGCGGAAAGTCCACCCTGTTCAAGCTCATAACCGGCCGGGCTGCCCCCGACTCCGGAACTATAAAACTTGGACACAACACCAGGCCGGCCTATTTCACCCAGCACCAGACCGAGACCCTGGCAGCTGAAAATACGGTCCTGGCAGAGATCAAAAGGCTTTCATCCCGGGATCTAACCGAGGAGGAAGTCCGCTCCGTGCTGGGGCTCTTTCTTCTGGACGAAACCTTCTGGGACAGAAAAGTACAAAGCTTAAGCGGCGGTGAAAAATCCAGGCTTATCCTTTCCTCCCTGTTTCTCACCCGGGCCAACCTTTTGTTGCTGGACGAGCCCACCAACCACCTGGACATGGAAAGCCGCGAGGCGCTTATAGCCGCCCTGCAAGATTTCCCGGGGGCAGTTTTCATGATCGCCCACGACCGTTTTCTGCTTTCCCGGGTAGCCGGTGAAGTGTGGACCTTAGAAAACGGACACACTGTGGAACACGGCATGGGCTTTGACGAGTATTACCAGAGAGTTGTCCTGAAGGACCAGACCGGCCCTGAGCTTTCCCGGGAAACCGGGCCCGGCGGTTCAGGCAGAAACAACAGCCCGCACAAAGAGAAAAAAAGACAGGAAGCAAGCCTTCGAAACCGGATTTACCGGGAACTTCAGCCCCTTAAAAAAGAATACTCTGAAAAGGAACACAGCCTGGAGCAGTCTCTGCTGCGCCAGGAAGAACTGGAAAATGCCATGTCTCTGCCCGAGACCTGCCAGGATCCAGACAGGATCAGAGAATTAAGCAGGGAGTACCGGGAGGTATGCGCCCAAAACGACAGTCTTATGCACCGCCTGGAGGAACTGGAACAGCAGATAACACAGCTGGAAGCCGCAAAACCGTGA
- a CDS encoding chemotaxis protein CheB, with translation MPQELHDTQNQNTQEKSPGTPGLYVAVGASAGGLEAIEAFFADMSSSSGLAFIVIQHLSPDYKSLMKEILSKKTSMHVHRIEEGMEVLPDNIYLIPPKKNLTIFHGRLFLSEQEHTKGLINLPIDIFLRSLAEDQGEKAVSIILSGSGSDGMRGVRAIKEHGGMVMVQSEDSAKFDSMPRSAISTGLVDFVLPPEEMPGQLVSYAKHPYVAKAEKSDRVISDDDAMTKIFAILRDKYKVDFTHYKPSTLTRRIQRRMTINHISDIHDYVSYMQSYPNEAATLFREFLIGVTRFFRDREAFEALKDNWLQEVLSTRQNNEMRFWIPGCSTGEEAYTLAILARECMEQTGRMRDIKIFATDIDRNALQVAGAGSYPESIAADVPPDLLAKYFYKKKDSFQIARNIREMVVFAQHNLIKDPPFTNIDLISCRNLLIYLQTDLQRKVLEFFNFSLNMRGILFLGTSETTGEMGDYFESLDHKHKIYRTRGRVKNTLGARETLRSSDNVYHMNRERNALPGRNLRGREDLILERFLNVLEEEHIHLAVIVNDHMEVLHVIGNSEGYFKLPSGKQSMDISKMAANDLAIPISTGIQKVLRQNEPLHFSNIRVRYQGDHRMVDMRIKPLPQKKGQDPLVAVFLDESKKQQDKLACQDVDQTYDISREAEQRIHDLEQELQFTRENLQATIEELETANEELQATNEELLASNEELQSTNEELQSTNQELYSVNSEYQNKIIELTELHNDVDNLLSATQIGKLLLDENMEIRRFSPKVTNIFKLLDSDVGRPISHIAHYLQGLDPIEVIENVHKSGEMSEKEARTREGRWYLMRVVPYEVAPEVFSGTVTSFVDITRIKETEAALKTKEALLEQTQRLSRVGGWEMDAATGSITWTDEVYNIYGVSKDYNPSDVEKDMQFYTPEGRDRLQEAFKLALERGIPYDLELPFTKADGTRIWVRTSGLPEKKDGKVVRILGNIMDITQMKEIQQALRESEKYYRNLFSQMPNAFALHEIVLDHDEQPCDYTFLEVNPAFEEMTGLKARDILGRRVLEVLPETEESWIQRYARVALGGPPEDIQDYSLELQKYFKVRVFSPEYKKFAVIFDEIRDTSDISRALRDCEEKLKKLQENSSPGGK, from the coding sequence ATGCCCCAGGAACTTCACGATACTCAAAACCAGAATACCCAGGAAAAATCCCCCGGCACCCCCGGGCTGTATGTTGCTGTTGGTGCCTCTGCAGGAGGCCTGGAGGCCATTGAGGCCTTTTTTGCCGACATGAGTTCCAGCAGCGGCCTGGCCTTCATCGTCATCCAGCACCTCTCCCCGGATTACAAAAGCCTCATGAAGGAGATCCTGTCCAAGAAGACCAGCATGCACGTGCACAGGATAGAAGAAGGCATGGAAGTGCTTCCGGACAACATCTACCTCATTCCCCCCAAGAAAAATTTGACTATTTTCCACGGCCGGCTCTTTTTAAGCGAACAGGAGCACACCAAGGGCCTCATAAACCTGCCCATAGACATTTTTCTGCGCTCCCTGGCCGAAGACCAGGGTGAAAAGGCGGTTTCCATCATCCTGTCCGGTTCCGGAAGCGACGGCATGCGCGGAGTAAGAGCCATAAAAGAGCATGGCGGCATGGTCATGGTCCAGAGCGAAGACTCGGCAAAGTTCGACAGCATGCCCAGGTCGGCAATTTCCACGGGACTGGTGGATTTTGTGCTGCCCCCTGAGGAGATGCCCGGACAGCTCGTTTCGTATGCCAAACACCCTTACGTGGCCAAGGCCGAGAAAAGCGACCGGGTCATCAGCGATGATGACGCCATGACCAAGATATTCGCCATCTTGAGGGACAAGTACAAGGTGGATTTCACCCACTACAAGCCAAGCACCCTTACCAGGCGTATCCAGAGACGCATGACCATAAACCATATCTCGGATATACACGATTATGTCTCCTACATGCAGAGCTATCCCAACGAAGCCGCCACCCTGTTCAGGGAGTTTCTCATAGGGGTGACCCGGTTTTTCAGAGACCGGGAGGCTTTTGAAGCCCTCAAGGACAACTGGCTCCAGGAAGTTTTGTCAACCAGGCAAAATAACGAGATGAGATTCTGGATTCCAGGATGCTCTACCGGGGAAGAGGCGTATACCCTGGCCATTCTGGCCAGGGAGTGCATGGAGCAGACAGGCAGAATGCGCGACATAAAGATATTTGCCACGGATATCGACCGCAATGCCCTGCAGGTGGCCGGAGCCGGCAGTTATCCCGAGAGTATCGCTGCAGACGTGCCCCCGGACCTGCTGGCCAAGTATTTCTACAAAAAGAAGGACAGTTTCCAGATAGCCCGCAACATCCGGGAAATGGTTGTTTTCGCCCAGCACAACCTGATTAAGGATCCACCCTTTACCAATATTGATCTAATAAGCTGCCGCAACCTCCTTATCTACCTGCAGACGGATTTGCAGCGCAAGGTTCTGGAATTTTTCAACTTTTCCTTAAACATGCGGGGTATACTCTTTCTTGGCACCAGCGAAACCACCGGGGAAATGGGGGACTACTTCGAGAGCCTGGACCACAAGCACAAGATTTACCGCACCAGGGGCAGAGTCAAGAACACCCTGGGCGCGAGGGAGACTCTTAGAAGCTCTGATAATGTGTACCACATGAACAGGGAAAGAAATGCCCTGCCCGGCAGGAACCTGCGCGGCCGGGAGGATCTTATTCTGGAGCGTTTCCTGAATGTCCTGGAGGAAGAGCACATCCATCTCGCTGTCATTGTCAATGATCACATGGAAGTGCTGCATGTCATCGGCAACAGTGAAGGCTATTTCAAACTGCCTTCGGGAAAGCAGTCCATGGATATTTCCAAAATGGCCGCCAATGACCTGGCCATACCCATTTCCACCGGCATCCAGAAGGTACTGCGCCAGAATGAACCCCTGCACTTCTCCAATATCCGGGTTCGCTACCAGGGCGATCACAGGATGGTGGACATGCGCATCAAGCCCCTGCCCCAGAAAAAGGGACAGGATCCCCTTGTGGCTGTATTTCTGGACGAATCAAAAAAGCAGCAGGACAAGCTCGCCTGTCAGGATGTCGATCAAACCTACGACATCTCCCGGGAGGCAGAACAGCGCATCCACGACCTGGAGCAGGAACTGCAGTTCACCAGGGAAAATCTGCAGGCCACCATTGAGGAGCTTGAAACAGCCAACGAGGAACTGCAGGCCACCAACGAGGAACTTCTGGCCAGCAACGAAGAACTGCAGTCCACAAATGAAGAACTGCAGTCCACCAACCAGGAGCTGTATTCGGTCAACTCCGAATACCAGAACAAGATCATAGAGCTTACCGAACTGCACAACGACGTGGACAACCTCCTGAGCGCCACCCAGATCGGCAAACTCCTGCTGGACGAAAACATGGAAATCCGGCGCTTTTCCCCCAAGGTGACCAATATATTCAAGCTCCTGGACAGCGATGTGGGCCGGCCCATTTCTCATATCGCCCACTACCTGCAGGGCCTGGACCCCATCGAGGTCATTGAAAACGTGCATAAAAGCGGGGAAATGAGTGAAAAAGAGGCCCGGACCAGGGAGGGACGCTGGTACCTTATGCGGGTGGTCCCCTATGAAGTAGCTCCGGAGGTATTTTCCGGAACAGTCACATCTTTTGTGGATATTACCAGGATCAAAGAAACCGAGGCGGCCCTCAAAACCAAGGAGGCCCTCCTGGAGCAGACCCAGAGGCTGTCCAGAGTGGGCGGATGGGAAATGGACGCGGCCACAGGCAGCATCACCTGGACCGACGAGGTCTACAATATCTACGGGGTATCAAAGGATTACAACCCAAGCGATGTGGAAAAGGACATGCAGTTCTATACACCTGAAGGCAGGGACCGCCTGCAGGAGGCTTTCAAACTCGCCCTGGAGCGGGGCATTCCCTATGACCTGGAACTGCCCTTTACCAAAGCCGACGGCACCAGGATCTGGGTTCGCACATCGGGATTGCCTGAGAAAAAAGATGGTAAAGTCGTGCGGATCCTGGGCAATATCATGGACATCACCCAGATGAAGGAAATCCAGCAGGCCCTGCGGGAAAGCGAAAAATACTACCGCAATCTTTTCAGCCAGATGCCTAATGCCTTTGCCCTGCACGAAATCGTCCTGGACCATGATGAACAGCCCTGCGACTACACTTTTCTGGAAGTAAATCCCGCCTTTGAAGAGATGACCGGATTAAAGGCCAGAGACATCCTGGGCAGAAGGGTCCTGGAAGTCCTGCCGGAGACCGAGGAGTCCTGGATACAGCGCTACGCACGTGTAGCTCTGGGCGGACCCCCTGAGGATATCCAGGACTACAGCCTGGAACTTCAGAAATACTTCAAGGTCCGGGTCTTTTCACCGGAATACAAAAAATTCGCAGTAATTTTCGATGAAATAAGAGATACCTCTGATATAAGCCGGGCCCTCAGGGACTGCGAAGAAAAGCTGAAAAAACTGCAGGAAAATTCATCTCCTGGAGGTAAATGA
- a CDS encoding PAS domain-containing sensor histidine kinase, protein MILDNSDGPHKDPLRRKAEEQLQDNPPDIDEAGLPPEKIRNMLHDLRVHQLELEMQNEELRSTQLELQTARDKFVRLYNQAPVGYLSLDKHGLIRQFNQTFMDMTGFTETEINGVPLADLMDHTGRETFLARYRALFKDPRNKNMEVNLRTPSRKYLPVRLAGRIEEHDLQGDGKDQDRYLLLIVSDITEQKQAREEIQRKKEQLEKTLAEKDRFFSILAHDLKSPLSGFLSSTRIMAEDINSFSLAELQNVSANMQRSAENLYSLLENLLTWARMQKGDTDFEPDVINLHDLVRQNMELSRSVFQHKEIIFESRISPELQIYADSNMIGTVLRNLLSNAGKYTHDKGRVVAGAEKKNGGITVYIQDSGSGMDQKTLQGLFQMNSKATQPGTRGESGTGLGLLLCREMIHRHQGEIWARSAPGKGTTFFFTLPGHET, encoded by the coding sequence ATGATCTTGGATAATTCAGACGGGCCGCACAAGGATCCCCTGCGCAGAAAGGCCGAGGAACAGCTGCAGGACAACCCCCCGGATATAGACGAGGCTGGTCTGCCCCCGGAGAAAATCCGGAACATGCTGCACGATCTGCGGGTGCATCAGCTGGAGCTGGAAATGCAGAATGAAGAACTTCGAAGCACCCAGCTGGAACTGCAGACTGCCAGAGACAAGTTCGTACGCCTGTACAATCAGGCCCCGGTGGGATACCTGAGCTTAGACAAGCACGGCCTCATCCGGCAATTCAACCAGACCTTTATGGACATGACCGGTTTTACAGAAACCGAGATAAACGGCGTTCCACTGGCCGACCTGATGGACCACACAGGCCGGGAGACCTTTCTGGCCCGCTACAGGGCTTTATTCAAAGATCCCCGGAATAAAAACATGGAAGTCAATCTTCGCACCCCCAGCAGAAAATACCTGCCCGTTAGACTTGCCGGTCGTATAGAAGAACATGACCTGCAGGGGGATGGTAAAGATCAGGATCGTTATCTCTTGCTCATTGTAAGCGATATAACCGAACAAAAGCAGGCCAGGGAAGAAATTCAGCGAAAAAAAGAGCAGCTTGAAAAGACCCTTGCAGAGAAAGACCGCTTTTTTTCCATACTGGCCCATGATCTCAAATCTCCCTTATCCGGTTTCCTCAGCTCCACCAGAATCATGGCGGAAGATATCAACAGCTTCAGCCTGGCCGAATTACAGAATGTTTCCGCCAACATGCAAAGATCTGCGGAAAACCTTTACAGCCTGCTGGAAAACCTTTTGACCTGGGCCAGAATGCAGAAAGGCGACACAGACTTTGAACCGGATGTTATAAACCTTCATGACCTGGTCAGGCAAAACATGGAACTGTCCAGGTCCGTTTTCCAGCACAAGGAGATCATCTTCGAATCCAGGATATCCCCGGAACTGCAGATTTATGCAGACTCCAACATGATAGGTACAGTGCTTAGAAATCTGCTGTCCAACGCCGGAAAATATACACATGACAAGGGACGGGTCGTAGCCGGGGCAGAGAAAAAAAACGGCGGCATCACTGTGTACATCCAGGACTCCGGCTCAGGCATGGATCAAAAAACCCTGCAGGGCCTTTTTCAGATGAACAGCAAGGCCACCCAGCCCGGGACCCGCGGGGAATCCGGGACCGGGCTTGGACTTTTGCTGTGCCGGGAAATGATTCACCGGCACCAGGGTGAAATATGGGCCAGGAGTGCACCCGGCAAAGGAACCACGTTTTTTTTCACCCTGCCGGGTCATGAAACCTGA
- the hmcB gene encoding sulfate respiration complex iron-sulfur protein HmcB: protein MNRRKFLGAMGVAGLGVAGAGKVLAADDGVTGAAVKDVEGLPDSYAVLFDVTRCIGCRQCEDACNYEQRLPEPDAEFHDTQVFEETRRTDWKTYTVVNQYDDKPPGAGDLYRKIQCMHCLEPACAHSCFVKAFAKRPDGAVTYDPKVCVGCRYCMMACPFNIPAYEYHIALDPLVTKCTFCEHRLKEDREPACVEICPTRAMYFSTREEVLKEARKRIVNNPDKYQSHIYGEHEMGGTNWIYISGEPFEDVGMRMDLGNKAAGEYTSGALGGVPLIASFWPVLLVGAYAISKRREKVAKEERDSFVSQVIAEAGPEAGRRLAERLSRSETLDKAAIEEEVKKALNEAAAKTEREDH, encoded by the coding sequence ATGAACCGGAGAAAATTTTTAGGTGCCATGGGTGTCGCCGGTTTAGGCGTGGCAGGGGCCGGAAAGGTCCTGGCCGCGGATGATGGTGTCACAGGTGCCGCGGTCAAGGACGTCGAAGGCTTACCGGACAGCTATGCAGTCCTTTTCGATGTCACCCGGTGCATCGGCTGCAGGCAGTGTGAAGATGCCTGCAATTATGAACAGAGACTGCCGGAACCTGATGCAGAATTTCATGATACTCAGGTCTTTGAGGAAACCCGCAGGACGGACTGGAAAACCTACACAGTGGTCAACCAGTACGACGATAAGCCCCCGGGAGCCGGGGATCTTTACCGCAAAATCCAGTGCATGCACTGCCTGGAACCGGCCTGCGCTCATTCCTGCTTTGTCAAGGCATTTGCCAAGCGCCCGGACGGGGCTGTTACATACGACCCCAAGGTCTGTGTCGGCTGCCGGTACTGCATGATGGCCTGCCCCTTCAATATTCCGGCATATGAGTACCACATAGCCCTTGATCCCCTGGTGACCAAGTGCACTTTCTGCGAACACCGGCTCAAGGAAGACAGAGAGCCTGCCTGTGTGGAGATCTGTCCCACCAGGGCCATGTATTTCAGCACCCGCGAGGAGGTACTCAAGGAAGCCCGCAAAAGAATAGTCAACAACCCCGACAAGTACCAGTCGCATATCTACGGGGAACACGAAATGGGCGGCACCAACTGGATCTACATATCCGGTGAACCCTTTGAAGACGTCGGAATGCGCATGGACCTCGGAAACAAAGCCGCTGGAGAATATACCTCAGGTGCTCTGGGCGGTGTCCCTCTCATTGCTTCATTCTGGCCGGTTCTTCTGGTGGGTGCCTACGCCATATCCAAACGCAGAGAAAAGGTAGCCAAGGAAGAAAGGGACAGTTTTGTCTCCCAGGTTATTGCCGAGGCAGGACCCGAAGCCGGTCGAAGACTGGCGGAAAGACTTTCCAGATCCGAAACCCTGGACAAGGCCGCCATCGAGGAGGAAGTAAAAAAGGCTTTGAATGAGGCCGCTGCCAAAACCGAGAGGGAGGATCATTAA